The genome window ACTTAAAAAGCTACTGCCACATTTTTATCGACAAACAGGAATTAAGGTTAATTTAGCAGTTTATCCTTATGATGAAGTTTACCAAATTTTAGGGCAGCTCCATTTACATCCTTATTATGATTTACTACGTATCGATATGGCCTGCTTTCCTTGGTTTGCGGAACGCATCTTGCAACCGTTAGATAAAGTCGGGAATGGGGTGACTGATTTATTAAGTAACTTTTCCTTACCAACACAGCAAAAATTTAGTTTGGTGAATGATACTGCTTATGCAATGCCATTTGATGCCAGTGCACAAATGTTATTTTATCGTAAAGATCTCTTTGAAGATCCTATTTTAAAAAGAATGTATTACGAGAAAACAGGAACAAGAACTAACAGTACCGACTTCTTTTGATGAATACGATCAGGTAACCCAATTTTTTACAGAGCTACATGAAGAAGGTGAGTTTTTACGGCCTATCGGTGCATCAACGACGTTAGGCAGTGCGGGGTTAATTGCCACTGAGTACTTATTAAGGTATTACGCGGCAGGAGGAAAGTTAATAAGTAATGGTAATATTCCTAGATTAGAAATGCCATTAGCGGGTCAGGTATTAGATGAATACCTCCACCAGGTTTCTATTACAGAAAATATTCATAATAAATGGTGGAGCGAATCAGTCGAACAATTTGAGCAAGGGAAACTTGCTATGCTGATTGCTTATATGAACCTATTTAACGATGTTGCTCACAGTAATATTTTCCCTAAAATTGGTTTTGCCCCTGTACCAGGGGGAGTCCCTCAATTGGGGGGTGGGGCATTAGGGGTATCTCGCTATAGCCAAAAAACACATTATGCAGAACAATTTTATCGTTGGCTTTATTCACCAATAGTAATGGATCACCTCATTTTGTTGGGTGGAAACAGTAAATCATCAAGATTTCAGCCATAATCAAGAGGTTTGCTATCGCTACCCATGGATGCCACTGGCTTATCAAGAAATAAATCGAGGTATCCGTGAATCTTCAATTCCAAACGGTAAGTTGTTTAATTTGCGCCAAGCTGAAGTCATTATTGGGCAAGGAATTACTAATGTTGTGAATAAAATCATGACTATAGATGAGGCGATTGAGTATATTAACCAGCGCTTATTGGTTGATACGCAAGGTGAGAGGCAAATAACGGGTTAATTGGTATTTTAAATAAGCGGATAAACAAATGATAAGCTGTTACTAACTTTCAGTGTTATCCGCATAAGCTAGTTGCGATACAGGGCGTTTTGTTTAGTCATTTTTACCGGTAGGTATAAAGCAAAAATAGCTTTTGAAGTAACCCTCAATTGCCCTCTTGGGAGGGTTCTCGGCATTTAGTAGCTGGTTTATGTATCTTTAATTCATTTTTTTATTTCATTTCATTTTATAGGTTTAATAAACTTTCGATTTATCATTCGATTATTATTTAAAAAGAGTTATAGTAGTGATTAATTAATAAGTTAATTAATCATAATATGATAGGTGAGTTATCTTGAGCTTAATTAGAAAATATCGCCATATTATCAGCGTTAGCCTGCTATCCTTATTGTTAATGGGATGCAACCAAGGACATTCCCCATTATTCCCAATGTTAGGCGCTTATTTCCCTTATTGGATGCTATGTGTCTTAATTGGATTGGTTGGCGCTATATTATTGCGTGTTGTTCTCGTTTATTTAGAAATTGATGATAAGTTACCTTTTCCTCTGATGTTTTACTTTGGTGTCTTGTTGACAATCTCTATTACCATATCCTTACTTTATTTTTCTCATTAAATTATGAATATAAAAAATAAAAAAAAGATAGCCGTCATTCTCACAATCGGCATGTTTGCGGCTTTATTACTATTACTATGGAAAAGCCTGCAATCATCGATTCTGAATCCACTAAGTGAAGAGGCCGTGATTGAGGCCAATAAAATTAACATTTCTTCTGTCGTTCCGGGACGGATAAGCCAGTTTTATGTTAAAGAAAATCAGGAAGTCAAAAAAGGCGATCGATTATTTACGATTGACCCGACTATGTATGCTCTACGAGTGAACCAAGCTAAAGCCGAGTTACTTGTTGCAGAAGCGGCGTTAAGCAACAAGAAGAGAGTGATTGTCGCTGAAACATCAAATTCTGAAGTGGCTGAAGAGCAAATAAAACGTGCACAAGTTAACCTTGCACTGGCAACCCAGTCTTTAAAACGTTTAGAGCCATTGTTGGCGAAAGGTTTTGTTACCGCCCAACAAGTGGATGACGCCCGAACCTTAAAACGTGATGCAGAAGTCAGCTTAAAACAAGCTCAAAAACAAAATGTGGCATCAGAAGCATTAATTAATAACACCAAATCTGAAGAAGCACTTGTTGAGTCATTAAAAATATCACTCGCCATGGCTGAGTGGGAATTGGGTAACACGGAAATTAAGGCACCGAGTGATGGGTATATTGTTGGACTAACGATATCAGCGGGTGAGTTTGTCCTTTCAGGGCAATCTGTTTTTACCTTAATTGATACAGAGACATGGTTTGCGTCCGCATACTTTAAAGAAACAGAGTTAGATAACATCCAAATGGGCAGCTGTGCAGTTGTTTATTCAATGATTAATAACAAACAACCTATTAAAGGCCGAGTACAAGGTGCAGGTTGGGGAGTAATGTCTACTGATCTGTTGAATATACCTCGAGACTTACCTTATGTCCCCAAGTCTTTAAATTGGGTGCGTGTTGAACAACGTTTTCCTGTGAGAGTAATTTTAGAAAATCCACCGAAAAATCTGATGCGTGTTGGTGCGACTGCCACTGTTAATATTGTATCCCAAGATGATGACTGCTAAAGCTTTACTGGTTCTTCAACAAATAAAACAAGATTTGTTGCCATTTAATTTTCGTTTCGCGACAACATGGCGGATTGCTTTACTGTGCGCATTAATGGCTGGCATTGCGATGTTATACGAAATTCCAGAATCGGCGATTAGCTGCTATTTAATTATCTACCTTGTTAAAGCCAATGCGATTGAAAATATTCTGTTATGTATTGGTGTCATAGTGCTATGCAGTATAGCGGTCTGTGTGATCTTTATATTGTTTAACTTTACGATTCAAAATGTGATGTTGCGCTTTTTCTTTATGGCCCTTTTCTCAGGGTTATTTATGTATTTGTCTTCAGCGAGCAGCCTTGGTGATGTCGGTAACTTAATTGCCCTTGTAATTGCATTTCTAATGACATTGATTGATGATGTTCCTTTTGGCGATGCCGCAACAAGAGGGCTTTTATACGCACTATTAATGGCTGTATCCCCCATGTTATTGGTGGTTATCTTTAATTACTTTTTTGGGATTAGCCCTAAAAAATTATTAATGAATAAGCTAGCTGAGCGTTTTTTGGCTGCAAACCAATTTTTTTTAGGGAAAATGCCGTATTCAATTCAAATTAGTGAAGCTTTAAGTACGCAGGCTGAATGTAAACGGAACCTAATGCTCATCAAACTCTTTTTTCTAAAAGGAAAAAGGGAAATCCAGTGGCTAGATAGCATGGTTGATAATTCGTATGAAATACTGATCATGTCCTTAAATTTACCCGATGATACTTCTACTGAAATTCGTCTATTACTTGCGGAAAAATGTCAATTTATTGCGCAGTGTTTGGAAAAAAACCAAATTGAACAATTGGAAACGCTAAAAAGCGAAAAAAACAGTTACCTTGAAAACCAGAAAATACTGGCTGATTTTCAAGATATTCTATTTAAGAAGAAAGTGGGGAGTGACCCTAAAGCTAAAAATCCCTTTTTTGTTAAAGACGCTTTTACAAATCCAAACCATAAATATTTCGCCATCAAAACAACCTGTGCTGCACTAATATGCTATGTTTTTTATGACTATTTTGAATGGCAGGGGATCCACACAGCGATGATCACTTGCTACGTTGTTGCATTGACTTCTGTTGGTGAAACAGTACATAAGCTAACGCTGCGTATTATAGGGTGTTTAATTGGTGCATTAATCGGGGTTATTTCGATTGTGTATATTATCCCTCATTTATCCGATATTTTTAGCCTAATGATACTCATCTTTTTCTGTATCTTGCCTGCTGCATGGGTGGCTGCGGGTAATGAGCGTATATCCTATGCAGGAGTCCAAGTTGGGCTGGCATTTTTATTAACCGTTCTTCATGGTTTTAAACCGAGCTATGATCTGGATGTTGCTTCCGATAGGATCCTCGGTATCCTATTAGGTAATGTTGTCATGTACATTATGTTCACTAAAGTGTGGCCGGTCTCTATCATGACTACAGTTAACTCTCAAATTAGAAATATTCTAGATAGTTATGCGGCACTTAAGTTAAAATCTTATGATAACAATGTCGAGGCTCTCAGTTTGGTTGCTGCAATCAATGAGGGCGTTATTAAAACAAAAGATGATATTAATTTATTGATGTTCGAAACCCACTTTAAAGATAAAGGGGGGGCTTTAACTCATTTCTTAAACCAATTCTTAACCAAGGTTTCAGTAGATAGTTACCAAAATTATTCATCTGAATTTATTCCTTTTAATCATAAAGATCAT of Providencia rettgeri contains these proteins:
- a CDS encoding Maltose-binding periplasmic proteins/domains, coding for MNYAQLGLEVVDELMREDHAKKTVGKNTVYVRNQSGNLYTATSAIITDNKSDPTLNLLILPSPSTNALKKLLPHFYRQTGIKVNLAVYPYDEVYQILGQLHLHPYYDLLRIDMACFPWFAERILQPLDKVGNGVTDLLSNFSLPTQQKFSLVNDTAYAMPFDASAQMLFYRKDLFEDPILKRMYYEKTGTRTNSTDFF
- the yiaV_2 gene encoding Inner membrane protein yiaV precursor, which produces MNIKNKKKIAVILTIGMFAALLLLLWKSLQSSILNPLSEEAVIEANKINISSVVPGRISQFYVKENQEVKKGDRLFTIDPTMYALRVNQAKAELLVAEAALSNKKRVIVAETSNSEVAEEQIKRAQVNLALATQSLKRLEPLLAKGFVTAQQVDDARTLKRDAEVSLKQAQKQNVASEALINNTKSEEALVESLKISLAMAEWELGNTEIKAPSDGYIVGLTISAGEFVLSGQSVFTLIDTETWFASAYFKETELDNIQMGSCAVVYSMINNKQPIKGRVQGAGWGVMSTDLLNIPRDLPYVPKSLNWVRVEQRFPVRVILENPPKNLMRVGATATVNIVSQDDDC
- a CDS encoding multidrug efflux system protein MdtO → MTAKALLVLQQIKQDLLPFNFRFATTWRIALLCALMAGIAMLYEIPESAISCYLIIYLVKANAIENILLCIGVIVLCSIAVCVIFILFNFTIQNVMLRFFFMALFSGLFMYLSSASSLGDVGNLIALVIAFLMTLIDDVPFGDAATRGLLYALLMAVSPMLLVVIFNYFFGISPKKLLMNKLAERFLAANQFFLGKMPYSIQISEALSTQAECKRNLMLIKLFFLKGKREIQWLDSMVDNSYEILIMSLNLPDDTSTEIRLLLAEKCQFIAQCLEKNQIEQLETLKSEKNSYLENQKILADFQDILFKKKVGSDPKAKNPFFVKDAFTNPNHKYFAIKTTCAALICYVFYDYFEWQGIHTAMITCYVVALTSVGETVHKLTLRIIGCLIGALIGVISIVYIIPHLSDIFSLMILIFFCILPAAWVAAGNERISYAGVQVGLAFLLTVLHGFKPSYDLDVASDRILGILLGNVVMYIMFTKVWPVSIMTTVNSQIRNILDSYAALKLKSYDNNVEALSLVAAINEGVIKTKDDINLLMFETHFKDKGGALTHFLNQFLTKVSVDSYQNYSSEFIPFNHKDHFDSNTNLKSASDLKYDVLNTIPSTLSAQEKEQVIKELVSEK